Proteins co-encoded in one Pseudophryne corroboree isolate aPseCor3 chromosome 1, aPseCor3.hap2, whole genome shotgun sequence genomic window:
- the LOC135039600 gene encoding putative nuclease HARBI1: protein MPDDVVVRRYRLPPHLILDTLSIIESDLESEIRYPTAIPPLTQFLAVLHFLATGSFQHVVGDLVGMSQGQFSKVLRRVCQAFLKRVKQFIAMPLDVGALDVVKRQFAEGGSRFPHVIGVVDGTHVAIQPPKHNEEIFRNRKLFHSLNVMVVCGPSLQILSLNAKFTGSSHDAYVIRQSGIWQRLRSSQRPDMWLLGDRGYPCTPWLMTPYRNPRPGPQMAFNSALTATRQLVERTIGVLKGRFRVLHRTGGDIMYSAEMASKIVVLCAILHNIAVRSSVELPQAEELPDEEPGVVPRFGGGSVTRRGSQTHFVCCGQHEEDLNMFAFLWNKTNNLTMNRTLIKQIDYYVIYHV from the exons atgccagatgatgtggtggtgcgtagataccggctgccaccacatctaatcctagacactctctccataatagagagtgatctggagtctgaaattcggtatcctacagcaataccaccattgacacaattccttgcagtgttacattttttggccacaggatcattccagcatgtggttggagacctggttggcatgtcgcagggccagttcagtaaggtcctgcgacgtgtctgccaggctttcctcaagcgtgttaagcaatttattgctatgcctttggatgttggtgccctagatgtggtgaagcggcaatttgcggaaggtggtagtcgcttcccacatgttattggggttgtggatggcacacatgtagctattcagccaccaaaacataatgaagaaatttttagaaacaggaaactgtttcattctctgaatgtaatggttgtttgtgggccatccctccagatcctttccctgaacgcaaagtttactggaagttcccatgatgcgtatgtcattagacaatcagggatatggcagagattaagatcaagtcaacgaccagacatgtggttattgg gagaccgtggatatccttgcaccccctggctcatgactccttaccgtaatcccaggccaggaccacagatggcatttaactccgcgcttactgccactaggcagctggtggagcgcacaattggtgtcctgaaagggcggtttcgtgttctccaccgcactggtggcgacatcatgtattcggcggagatggcaagtaaaatagtggtcctgtgcgcaatactccataatatcgcggtaaggagtagtgtagagcttcctcaggcagaggaattgcctgatgaggagccaggggttgtgccacgcttcggtggggggagtgtgacacggagggggagccaa actcattttgtttgctgtggccaacatgaagaggatcttaacatgtttgcttttcttTGGAACAAAACAAATAATTTAACAATGAACAGAACATTGATAAAACAAATTGATTACTATGTAATTTATCATGTTTGA